One Rhododendron vialii isolate Sample 1 chromosome 2a, ASM3025357v1 genomic region harbors:
- the LOC131315650 gene encoding uncharacterized protein LOC131315650 isoform X2 translates to MMSKVGDAGRRLKDACLSGSVAELEALIKEDELILSQVSSLTGFFINGTTPLHVAASFGHLDFAKALLAWKPNMATELDSARCSPLHLACTEGHFEIMEELLRVKSNVCLGRDEDGRIPLHLAAIKGRVEVIPALLRAKPESIHEKLDRGETVLHLCVKYNMVEALKTLVQYLQKNDKESLLSSKDNDGNTILHLAAALKQMDVRGHLITAATLTATMAYQAILSPPGGFRQESQSSNWNQTMSLHAGLEEKSGGTGQDAGTAVLDSTTSYLTVYFNFTDINGSTYYPWYLSSYRNPLADYMLVNTLVLIGSLCTIMLALSGFPANNKFLMWQLIFTVYITIFCMSNGYFLAMALVFPTGFQKYAVPLGMLWHGWVGLCGFVLVLHACHFLVWLWNKFENLKWLRNKFGDHVKTCWDYISG, encoded by the exons ATGATGAGCAAGGTAGGAGATGCGGGGAGAAGGCTCAAAGATGCCTGCTTGAGCGGGAGCGTCGCAGAACTAGAAGCACTGATCAAAGAGGACGAACTCATTCTCAGCCAAGTCAGCTCCCTCACAGGCTTCTTCATCAATGGCACCACTCCTTTGCACGTAGCTGCTTCGTTCGGTCATTTGGACTTTGCGAAAGCCCTTCTGGCTTGGAAACCAAATATGGCCACCGAGTTAGACTCTGCAAGGTGTTCGCCCCTTCACTTAGCTTGCACCGAGGGCCACTTTGAGATCATGGAAGAGTTGTTACGGGTGAAGAGCAATGTCTGCCTCGGTCGTGATGAAGACG GTAGAATTCCTCTCCACTTGGCGGCTATAAAAGGGAGAGTCGAGGTGATACCAGCATTGCTTCGAGCTAAACCAGAGTCGATTCATGAGAAACTGGACAGAGGAGAGACTGTTTTGCACTTGTGTGTGAAATATAACATGGTAGAAGCTTTAAAGACACTCGTACAATATCTGCAGAAGAATGACAAGGAGTctctcctcagctccaaagacAATGATGGCAACACCATCTTACATCTTGCTGCAGCCCTCAAGCAAATGGAT GTACGCGGTCATTTAATAACAGCAGCCACCCTAACAGCAACTATGGCGTACCAAGCAATTTTGAGTCCACCTGGTGGTTTTAGGCAAGAATCTCAATCTAGTAATTGGAACCAAACTATGAGTCTGCATGCTGGTCTTGAGGAAAAATCCGGTGGAACGGGCCAAGATGCTGGTACTGCCGTTCTAGACAGTACTACTTCTTATTTGACGGTGTATTTCAACTTTACGGACATTAATGGGAGTACTTATTACCCTTGGTACCTCAGCTCTTACAGAAACCCTCTCGCTGACTATATGCTTGTTAACACTCTGGTTTTAATCGGATCGTTGTGCACTATTATGCTGGCCTTGAGTGGTTTCCCCGCCAACAACAAGTTTTTAATGTGGCAGCTCATATTCACTGTGTACATCACAATTTTTTGTATGTCTAATGGTTATTTTCTGGCTATGGCGTTAGTATTCCCTACTGGATTCCAAAAGTATGCGGTTCCGCTTGGAATGCTGTGGCATGGCTGGGTTGGGCTATGCGGATTTGTTTTGGTACTTCACGCATGCCACTTCTTGGTATGGCTGTGGAATAAGTTTGAAAACCTCAAATGGCTGCGGAACAAGTTTGGAGACCACGTTAAAACATGTTGGGATTATATTTCGGGCTGA
- the LOC131315650 gene encoding ankyrin repeat-containing protein ITN1-like isoform X1 has protein sequence MMSKVGDAGRRLKDACLSGSVAELEALIKEDELILSQVSSLTGFFINGTTPLHVAASFGHLDFAKALLAWKPNMATELDSARCSPLHLACTEGHFEIMEELLRVKSNVCLGRDEDGRIPLHLAAIKGRVEVIPALLRAKPESIHEKLDRGETVLHLCVKYNMVEALKTLVQYLQKNDKESLLSSKDNDGNTILHLAAALKQMDTIKYLLEIKIVKDDANVKNRKGFTALDFVEHCPNRDLKTMEILEFLFQAGLRRPACGGSNPKPKSLPDNPPSTPSDWRHKAGQVLQSIYPFWIKYFKVNHTWLQEVRGHLITAATLTATMAYQAILSPPGGFRQESQSSNWNQTMSLHAGLEEKSGGTGQDAGTAVLDSTTSYLTVYFNFTDINGSTYYPWYLSSYRNPLADYMLVNTLVLIGSLCTIMLALSGFPANNKFLMWQLIFTVYITIFCMSNGYFLAMALVFPTGFQKYAVPLGMLWHGWVGLCGFVLVLHACHFLVWLWNKFENLKWLRNKFGDHVKTCWDYISG, from the exons ATGATGAGCAAGGTAGGAGATGCGGGGAGAAGGCTCAAAGATGCCTGCTTGAGCGGGAGCGTCGCAGAACTAGAAGCACTGATCAAAGAGGACGAACTCATTCTCAGCCAAGTCAGCTCCCTCACAGGCTTCTTCATCAATGGCACCACTCCTTTGCACGTAGCTGCTTCGTTCGGTCATTTGGACTTTGCGAAAGCCCTTCTGGCTTGGAAACCAAATATGGCCACCGAGTTAGACTCTGCAAGGTGTTCGCCCCTTCACTTAGCTTGCACCGAGGGCCACTTTGAGATCATGGAAGAGTTGTTACGGGTGAAGAGCAATGTCTGCCTCGGTCGTGATGAAGACG GTAGAATTCCTCTCCACTTGGCGGCTATAAAAGGGAGAGTCGAGGTGATACCAGCATTGCTTCGAGCTAAACCAGAGTCGATTCATGAGAAACTGGACAGAGGAGAGACTGTTTTGCACTTGTGTGTGAAATATAACATGGTAGAAGCTTTAAAGACACTCGTACAATATCTGCAGAAGAATGACAAGGAGTctctcctcagctccaaagacAATGATGGCAACACCATCTTACATCTTGCTGCAGCCCTCAAGCAAATGGAT ACCATAAAATATCTGTTGGAAATAAAGATTGTTAAAGACGATGCCAATGTCAAGAACCGGAAAGGATTTACTGCTTTGGATTTTGTGGAACATTGTCCTAATAGAGACCTAAAAACCATGGAAATCCTAGAGTTTCTTTTCCAAGCTGGCCTTCGTAGACCTGCTTGCGGTGGGTCGAATCCCAAGCCCAAATCACTACCCGATAATCCTCCTTCTACGCCTTCTGATTGGCGGCACAAAGCTGGACAAGTACTGCAAAGTATTTATCCGTTTTGGATCAAGTATTTCAAGGTTAACCATACCTGGCTCCAAGAG GTACGCGGTCATTTAATAACAGCAGCCACCCTAACAGCAACTATGGCGTACCAAGCAATTTTGAGTCCACCTGGTGGTTTTAGGCAAGAATCTCAATCTAGTAATTGGAACCAAACTATGAGTCTGCATGCTGGTCTTGAGGAAAAATCCGGTGGAACGGGCCAAGATGCTGGTACTGCCGTTCTAGACAGTACTACTTCTTATTTGACGGTGTATTTCAACTTTACGGACATTAATGGGAGTACTTATTACCCTTGGTACCTCAGCTCTTACAGAAACCCTCTCGCTGACTATATGCTTGTTAACACTCTGGTTTTAATCGGATCGTTGTGCACTATTATGCTGGCCTTGAGTGGTTTCCCCGCCAACAACAAGTTTTTAATGTGGCAGCTCATATTCACTGTGTACATCACAATTTTTTGTATGTCTAATGGTTATTTTCTGGCTATGGCGTTAGTATTCCCTACTGGATTCCAAAAGTATGCGGTTCCGCTTGGAATGCTGTGGCATGGCTGGGTTGGGCTATGCGGATTTGTTTTGGTACTTCACGCATGCCACTTCTTGGTATGGCTGTGGAATAAGTTTGAAAACCTCAAATGGCTGCGGAACAAGTTTGGAGACCACGTTAAAACATGTTGGGATTATATTTCGGGCTGA